In the Drosophila takahashii strain IR98-3 E-12201 chromosome 3R, DtakHiC1v2, whole genome shotgun sequence genome, one interval contains:
- the LOC108062875 gene encoding uncharacterized protein isoform X2, which yields MIAFGFLINLLIALATSEMPDNMNAILVKCPKNNALNKSCETQLIVNIHMNPSFDLDNSEKFWVVDQVYDPSKGTTSKIISPYLIVVSRGEPVVMYPLQYLKQDKISKRPFKKVNDITDLDGSACKTNELVETNIKAHEIGNASRLKRNQLPVYDKGKSILSNFFGKERQDIPTPFWQRDKKINDQYQNDISSLGLVQVMDSTIKKNPPETPTEFFHLNNDKPINDFKEHLNKDKQITDYEEPGKIQKEHHNYDLKMKYEDQIRNKKIESKPRENIRNTNTVDDSDIRFYNEELKNHKPQQMESSLDKLYTNTEKPEYESVPPDFLLYDRIAQETRRKQIQETFKNDYTPPRKTYIDSNDISYSEEYKNNNYKLPTNSHPSDANDFSRESNNNNLPPKKEYEKNNFQTSFHSQPNTNDFPLENDDEKYALQHLKSGQSNVNDYSESKKQHFNFKPLSDENDFQQERNFRKPYIKMSSKSLSSAYDLPQSAEKEPYNFRTPVDGVNDLTHGSKNEGNDLSNSDYTNYFNFKDEKTYTHDNYLHNANGFESNQENLNLNAPMKSLYSNNEFPLDKKYEYSSSLAKNFNEFPLDKKYEYPNSPVTDFNEFSWAQRNIGDDSLDFIINHHMKQKLPNNFDFKDNFNSRNDLSSEYFMSDNSEKYSDFGSKYKINPFSTYPKTNFYRSLPASINPRRIKRSKLQGENIETNNASPLDQKYGTDPNSLKMFNLKNIEDNGEIPCDTCGGKNKKKDEKPLPRYCNVLDESKSPESKIEDVGPKLNDAVPCDTCGGKNKKPGEKPLPGGLQSDVNSVSSENEEQRLPDYMIPCENCKKNNKCTEGNLDSSSCGCITNPSVCNCESSKLSRALNESAKDISYSVFNMKNPVPFLTTTLRVFRRRHNTWWRVVPIVTLDTVSGIFANKDLSAVFTSHVDLMRFEKSIGFSNRKLVIPKSHDNAFTKKRHVNTLKELRNNIGNSVLIDTSNKDISIQEIKNFLNVNMEKEAKKQGGLSTRSIDGLGYFPISMNALENCPHKDKHLCLNIREEKVPEYSIKVKIPFRENALVMRNKHLVKISRIITDATTKDALQISIDVINKGFEAQEFTVYVCNCDISNSASIATSARRLLQPDIGQTVTFLLPLIVGSRKNTKFSCDVVVKASVFKDNEEPDTDLPEKDDLKVGVVAKRSMDVKCHSRCFCVWRCRCHCIGKLETFINYNACERMDPKSEKEAGLIYNCPPGNEEHDVCIKDITNEQNEEITCDLTCKIIAITLLVLILLLWLGLLKAIFGICIECIGRCGFDTVQPGRNYDCTSSIRIFLVNCFFFIIFPFACWCKFFRPKAKDLIEAGSDWDNTSQSDDNPVCSCDKKESSTSCRLHGGQDKTLHNNLVLAFAPMHENGLFKDEKSDDEESHLFILGVLEESKNSLTKMMSQVAEPEISPNIAHSTESDADAIAADELVESLRNSQVAYRTMSSPIGGVIDIPDNYQYCIKGFFVQTLNSIYEFLSYDPLAQFVGISEQNEVKKLEKPQYIHSNEFSRIYADKIEVLKAADLSVVPPLNVHCINIDDSTHLESSFVKLATQQEQLKANPSKENQDS from the exons atgatagCATTTGGATTTCTAATAAATCTATTGATTGCTTTAGCAACAAGTGAAATGCCCGATAATATGAATGCAATTCTAgtcaaatgccctaaaaataatGCCCTAAACAAATCGTGCGAGACGCAGTTAATTGTTAATATTCATATGAACCCAAGCTTCGATTTGGATAACTCGGAAAAGTTTTGGGTAGTCGATCAAGTATACGATCCATCAAAAGGAACAACTTCAAAAATAATATCGCCCTATTTGATAGTGGTTAGCAGGGGCGAGCCTGTTGTAATGTACCCTCTTCAGTATTTAAAA CAGGATAAAATAAGCAAGAGGccctttaaaaaagtcaatgaCATTACGGATCTTGATGGTTCTGCTTGTAAAACTAATGAATTAGttgaaacaaatataaaagccCATGAGATTGGAAATGCATCCAGAT TGAAAAGAAATCAGCTTCCTGTCTATGACAaaggaaaatcaattttatcaaatttttttggtaagGAAAGGCAAGATATACCCACCCCTTTTTGGCAAAGAGATAAAAAGATTAATGATCAATATCAAAATGACATTTCGAGCCTTGGACTTGTTCAAGTAATGGATTCTACTATTAAGAAAA ATCCCCCGGAAACCCCCACGGAGTTCTTCCATTTAAACAATGATAAACCGattaacgattttaaagaacatttaaacaaaGATAAACAGATTACCGATTATGAGGAACcgggaaaaatacaaaaggaGCATCATAACTATGATCTAAAAATGAAATACGAAGaccaaataagaaataaaaaaattgaaagcaaGCCAAGAGAAAACATAAGGAATACTAACACCGTGGACGATAGTGATATACGATTTTATAATGAG GAGCTAAAAAACCATAAGCCACAGCAGATGGAAAGCAGTCTTGACAAACTGTATACAAATACTGAAAAGCCAGAATATGAATCAGTGCCGCCTGATTTTTTATT GTACGATCGAATAGCACAAGAAACAAGAAGAAAACAAATTCaggaaacatttaaaaatgattacacACCTCCTAGAAAAACATATATTGATTCGAATGATATTTCATATAGCGaagagtataaaaataataattataaattacctACCAATAGTCATCCCTCCGACGCTAATGATTTTTCACGtgaaagtaataataataatcttcCGCCCAAAAaggaatatgaaaaaaataattttcagaCATCCTTTCATAGTCAGCCAAATACAAATGATTTTCCGCTTGAAAATGATGATGAAAAATATGCCTTACAGCACCTTAAAAGTGGGCAATCCAACGTAAATGATTATTCGGAAAGTAAGAAACAgcactttaactttaaacctctatcggatgaaaatgattttcaacaagaaaggaatttCAGAAAACCATATATTAAAATGTCCTCTAAAAGTCTATCTAGTGCTTATGATTTGCCACAAAGCGCTGAAAAAGAGCCCTATAATTTTAGGACACCAGTCGATGGAGTGAATGATTTAACACACGGAAGTAAGAATGAAGGAAATGACTTAAGTAATTCAGATTAtaccaattattttaattttaaggatGAAAAGACATACACTCATGACAATTATCTGCACAATGCAAATGGTTTTGAAAGTAATCAAGAAAACCTAAATTTGAATGCACCTATGAAAAGTCTGTACAGCAATAATGAATTTCCGCTGGATAAAAAATACGAATATTCAAGTTCACTTGcgaaaaattttaatgaatttcctcTGGATAAAAAATACGAATATCCTAATTCACCTGTAACcgattttaatgaattttcgtGGGCCCAAAGAAACATTGGAGACGATAGCCtagattttattataaatcatcacatgaaacaaaaactgccaa ATAATTTTGATTTCAAAGATAATTTTAACAGCCGAAATGATTTGAGTTCTGAATATTTTATGTCGGATAATAGTGAAAAATATTCAGATTTTGGGTCGAAGTATAAGATAAACCCATTTTCAACTTACCCAAAGACAAATTTCTACAGATCCTTGCCAGCATCTATAAATCCCAGAAGAATTAAACGAAGTAAGCTTCAAGGTGAAAATATAGAAACAAATAATGCTTCACCATTGGATCAGAAGTACGGTACCGATCCTAACtccttaaaaatgtttaacttaaaaaacatagagGATAATGGGGAAATTCCATGTGATACTTGtggtggaaaaaataaaaagaaggatGAAAAGCCTCTTCCAAGATATTGCAATGTTTTGGACGAATCTAAAAGTCCTGAAAGTAAGATTGAGGATGTTGGCCCTAAACTTAATGATGCTGTTCCATGCGATACGTGTGGTGGTAAAAACAAGAAGCCTGGTGAAAAACCTTTGCCTGGTGGCCTGCAATCCGATGTTAACTCTGTAAGTAGTGAAAATGAAGAACAAAGGCTACCCGATTATATGATACCATGTGAAAATtgcaagaaaaacaacaaatgtaCCGAAGGAAATCTGGATTCTTCATCCTGCGGCTGTATAACTAATCCAAGCGTGTGTAATTGTGAATCCTCTAAGTTATCACGAGCTTTAAACGAAAG tgcaaAGGATATTAGCTACAGCgtatttaatatgaaaaatccTGTTCCATTTTTAACCACAACGCTACGTGTTTTTAGAAGGCGCCATAACACTTGGTGGCGGGTTGTCCCAATAGTTAC GCTTGATACTGTATCAGGAATATTCGCCAATAAAGATCTTTCAGCTGTTTTTACGTCACATGTCGACTTGATGCGCTTTGAGAAGTCAATAGGTTTTTCAAACCGAAAACTTGTTATTCCAAAATCCCATGATAATGCATTCACTAAAAAAAGGCATGTGAATACTTTAAAAGAATTACGGAATAACATAGGTAATAGTGTTCTAATTGACACTTCGAATAAGGACATTTCCATTCAAGAAATAAAgaactttttaaatgtaaacatGGAAAAGGAGGCAAAGAAACAAGGAGGCTTATCAACTAGAAGCATCGATGGTTTGGGATACTTTCCAATTTCTATGAACGCCTTGGAGAATTGTCCGCATAAAGACAAGCACCTATGTCTAAATATTCGGGAGGAAAAAGTTCCAG aatatagTATAAAAGTCAAGATTCCCTTTCGGGAAAATGCTCTAGTTATGCGAAATAAGCATTTAGTTAAAATATCAAGAATTATTACCGATGCAACAACAAAGGATGCGCTTCAAATTTCGATCGATGTGATCAACAAAGGATTCGAAGCGCAGGAATTTACCGTATATGTTTGCAATTGTGATATATCTAATAGTGCCTCAATAGCAACTAGTGCCAGGAGATTATTACAACCGGATATTGGACAAACCGTCACTTTTTTATTGCCCTTAATAGTTGGGTCCAGAAAAAACACCAAGTTCAGTTGTGATG TGGTGGTTAAGGCTAGCGTATTCAAAGACAATGAGGAACCGGATACTGATCTCCCAGAAAAAGATGACTTAAAAGTTGGGGTTGTTGCAAAAAGGTCCATGGATGTTAAATGCCATTCTAGGTGCTTTTGTGTTTGGCGATGTCGATGCCACTGCATCGGAAAGTTGGAAACTTTCATCAACTATAATGCTTGTGAAAGAATGGATCCCAAATCGGAGAAAGAGGCTGGCCTCATTTACAATTGTCCACCTGGTAACGAAGAACATGATGTCTGCATCAAGGACATTACAAATGAACAAAATGAGGAGATAACTTGCGATCTTACTTGTAAAATTATAGCCATTACATTGCTGGTATTAATTTTACTACTTTGGTTGG GACTTTTAAAGGCAATTTTTGGAATCTGTATCGAGTGCATTGGTCGCTGTGGTTTCGACACAGTTCAACCGGGCAGAAACTATGATTGCACATCTTCGATAAGGATATTTTTAGTAAACTGTTTCTTTTTCATCATATTTCCCTTTGCATGCTGGTGTAAATTCTTTCGACCCAAGGCTAAGGACTTGATAGAAGCCGGCTCCGATTGGGATAATACGTCTCAATCCGATGATAATCCTGTGTGTTCATGTGAT aaAAAGGAGTCCAGTACCAGTTGTCGTCTCCATGGTGGACAAGATAAGACCCTACACAATAATTTAGTTCTCGCCTTTGCTCCAATGCATGAAAACGGATTATTTAAGGATGAGAAATCAGATGACGAGGAGAGTCATTTGTTTATCTTGGGAGTCTTGGAGGAAAGCAAAAATTCACTGACTAAAATG ATGAGTCAAGTTGCAGAACCCGAAATATCTCCAAATATTGCGCATAGTACGGAAAGTGATGCCGATGCTATAGCAGCCGACGAATTAGTGGAAAGTCTCAGGAACTCACAAGTTGCTTATAGGACAATGAGTTCACCAATTGGCGGAGTAATCGACATCCCTGACAACTACCAATATTGCATAAAAGGTTTCTTTGTACAAACTCTAAATTCGATCTATGAGTTTTTGAGCTATGATCCATTAGCTCAGTTCGTTGGGATTTCGGAACag AATGAAGTTAAGAAACTGGAAAAACCCCAATATATCCACTCAAATGAATTCTCTAGAATATATGCTGATAAAATCGAGGTCCTTAAAGCAGCTGACCTCTCAGTGGTTCCTCCACTGAATGTTCATTGTATTAATATCGACGATTCCACCCATTTGGAGAGTTCGTTTGTCAAACTTGCAACGCAACAGGAACAACTGAAAGCTAATCCGTCTAAGGAAAATCAAGattcttaa
- the LOC108062875 gene encoding uncharacterized protein isoform X3, translated as MIAFGFLINLLIALATSEMPDNMNAILVKCPKNNALNKSCETQLIVNIHMNPSFDLDNSEKFWVVDQVYDPSKGTTSKIISPYLIVVSRGEPVVMYPLQYLKDKISKRPFKKVNDITDLDGSACKTNELVETNIKAHEIGNASRLKRNQLPVYDKGKSILSNFFGKERQDIPTPFWQRDKKINDQYQNDISSLGLVQVMDSTIKKNPPETPTEFFHLNNDKPINDFKEHLNKDKQITDYEEPGKIQKEHHNYDLKMKYEDQIRNKKIESKPRENIRNTNTVDDSDIRFYNEELKNHKPQQMESSLDKLYTNTEKPEYESVPPDFLLYDRIAQETRRKQIQETFKNDYTPPRKTYIDSNDISYSEEYKNNNYKLPTNSHPSDANDFSRESNNNNLPPKKEYEKNNFQTSFHSQPNTNDFPLENDDEKYALQHLKSGQSNVNDYSESKKQHFNFKPLSDENDFQQERNFRKPYIKMSSKSLSSAYDLPQSAEKEPYNFRTPVDGVNDLTHGSKNEGNDLSNSDYTNYFNFKDEKTYTHDNYLHNANGFESNQENLNLNAPMKSLYSNNEFPLDKKYEYSSSLAKNFNEFPLDKKYEYPNSPVTDFNEFSWAQRNIGDDSLDFIINHHMKQKLPNNFDFKDNFNSRNDLSSEYFMSDNSEKYSDFGSKYKINPFSTYPKTNFYRSLPASINPRRIKRSKLQGENIETNNASPLDQKYGTDPNSLKMFNLKNIEDNGEIPCDTCGGKNKKKDEKPLPRYCNVLDESKSPESKIEDVGPKLNDAVPCDTCGGKNKKPGEKPLPGGLQSDVNSVSSENEEQRLPDYMIPCENCKKNNKCTEGNLDSSSCGCITNPSVCNCESSKLSRALNESAKDISYSVFNMKNPVPFLTTTLRVFRRRHNTWWRVVPIVTLDTVSGIFANKDLSAVFTSHVDLMRFEKSIGFSNRKLVIPKSHDNAFTKKRHVNTLKELRNNIGNSVLIDTSNKDISIQEIKNFLNVNMEKEAKKQGGLSTRSIDGLGYFPISMNALENCPHKDKHLCLNIREEKVPEYSIKVKIPFRENALVMRNKHLVKISRIITDATTKDALQISIDVINKGFEAQEFTVYVCNCDISNSASIATSARRLLQPDIGQTVTFLLPLIVGSRKNTKFSCDVVVKASVFKDNEEPDTDLPEKDDLKVGVVAKRSMDVKCHSRCFCVWRCRCHCIGKLETFINYNACERMDPKSEKEAGLIYNCPPGNEEHDVCIKDITNEQNEEITCDLTCKIIAITLLVLILLLWLGLLKAIFGICIECIGRCGFDTVQPGRNYDCTSSIRIFLVNCFFFIIFPFACWCKFFRPKAKDLIEAGSDWDNTSQSDDNPVCSCDKKESSTSCRLHGGQDKTLHNNLVLAFAPMHENGLFKDEKSDDEESHLFILGVLEESKNSLTKMMSQVAEPEISPNIAHSTESDADAIAADELVESLRNSQVAYRTMSSPIGGVIDIPDNYQYCIKGFFVQTLNSIYEFLSYDPLAQFVGISEQNEVKKLEKPQYIHSNEFSRIYADKIEVLKAADLSVVPPLNVHCINIDDSTHLESSFVKLATQQEQLKANPSKENQDS; from the exons atgatagCATTTGGATTTCTAATAAATCTATTGATTGCTTTAGCAACAAGTGAAATGCCCGATAATATGAATGCAATTCTAgtcaaatgccctaaaaataatGCCCTAAACAAATCGTGCGAGACGCAGTTAATTGTTAATATTCATATGAACCCAAGCTTCGATTTGGATAACTCGGAAAAGTTTTGGGTAGTCGATCAAGTATACGATCCATCAAAAGGAACAACTTCAAAAATAATATCGCCCTATTTGATAGTGGTTAGCAGGGGCGAGCCTGTTGTAATGTACCCTCTTCAGTATTTAAAA GATAAAATAAGCAAGAGGccctttaaaaaagtcaatgaCATTACGGATCTTGATGGTTCTGCTTGTAAAACTAATGAATTAGttgaaacaaatataaaagccCATGAGATTGGAAATGCATCCAGAT TGAAAAGAAATCAGCTTCCTGTCTATGACAaaggaaaatcaattttatcaaatttttttggtaagGAAAGGCAAGATATACCCACCCCTTTTTGGCAAAGAGATAAAAAGATTAATGATCAATATCAAAATGACATTTCGAGCCTTGGACTTGTTCAAGTAATGGATTCTACTATTAAGAAAA ATCCCCCGGAAACCCCCACGGAGTTCTTCCATTTAAACAATGATAAACCGattaacgattttaaagaacatttaaacaaaGATAAACAGATTACCGATTATGAGGAACcgggaaaaatacaaaaggaGCATCATAACTATGATCTAAAAATGAAATACGAAGaccaaataagaaataaaaaaattgaaagcaaGCCAAGAGAAAACATAAGGAATACTAACACCGTGGACGATAGTGATATACGATTTTATAATGAG GAGCTAAAAAACCATAAGCCACAGCAGATGGAAAGCAGTCTTGACAAACTGTATACAAATACTGAAAAGCCAGAATATGAATCAGTGCCGCCTGATTTTTTATT GTACGATCGAATAGCACAAGAAACAAGAAGAAAACAAATTCaggaaacatttaaaaatgattacacACCTCCTAGAAAAACATATATTGATTCGAATGATATTTCATATAGCGaagagtataaaaataataattataaattacctACCAATAGTCATCCCTCCGACGCTAATGATTTTTCACGtgaaagtaataataataatcttcCGCCCAAAAaggaatatgaaaaaaataattttcagaCATCCTTTCATAGTCAGCCAAATACAAATGATTTTCCGCTTGAAAATGATGATGAAAAATATGCCTTACAGCACCTTAAAAGTGGGCAATCCAACGTAAATGATTATTCGGAAAGTAAGAAACAgcactttaactttaaacctctatcggatgaaaatgattttcaacaagaaaggaatttCAGAAAACCATATATTAAAATGTCCTCTAAAAGTCTATCTAGTGCTTATGATTTGCCACAAAGCGCTGAAAAAGAGCCCTATAATTTTAGGACACCAGTCGATGGAGTGAATGATTTAACACACGGAAGTAAGAATGAAGGAAATGACTTAAGTAATTCAGATTAtaccaattattttaattttaaggatGAAAAGACATACACTCATGACAATTATCTGCACAATGCAAATGGTTTTGAAAGTAATCAAGAAAACCTAAATTTGAATGCACCTATGAAAAGTCTGTACAGCAATAATGAATTTCCGCTGGATAAAAAATACGAATATTCAAGTTCACTTGcgaaaaattttaatgaatttcctcTGGATAAAAAATACGAATATCCTAATTCACCTGTAACcgattttaatgaattttcgtGGGCCCAAAGAAACATTGGAGACGATAGCCtagattttattataaatcatcacatgaaacaaaaactgccaa ATAATTTTGATTTCAAAGATAATTTTAACAGCCGAAATGATTTGAGTTCTGAATATTTTATGTCGGATAATAGTGAAAAATATTCAGATTTTGGGTCGAAGTATAAGATAAACCCATTTTCAACTTACCCAAAGACAAATTTCTACAGATCCTTGCCAGCATCTATAAATCCCAGAAGAATTAAACGAAGTAAGCTTCAAGGTGAAAATATAGAAACAAATAATGCTTCACCATTGGATCAGAAGTACGGTACCGATCCTAACtccttaaaaatgtttaacttaaaaaacatagagGATAATGGGGAAATTCCATGTGATACTTGtggtggaaaaaataaaaagaaggatGAAAAGCCTCTTCCAAGATATTGCAATGTTTTGGACGAATCTAAAAGTCCTGAAAGTAAGATTGAGGATGTTGGCCCTAAACTTAATGATGCTGTTCCATGCGATACGTGTGGTGGTAAAAACAAGAAGCCTGGTGAAAAACCTTTGCCTGGTGGCCTGCAATCCGATGTTAACTCTGTAAGTAGTGAAAATGAAGAACAAAGGCTACCCGATTATATGATACCATGTGAAAATtgcaagaaaaacaacaaatgtaCCGAAGGAAATCTGGATTCTTCATCCTGCGGCTGTATAACTAATCCAAGCGTGTGTAATTGTGAATCCTCTAAGTTATCACGAGCTTTAAACGAAAG tgcaaAGGATATTAGCTACAGCgtatttaatatgaaaaatccTGTTCCATTTTTAACCACAACGCTACGTGTTTTTAGAAGGCGCCATAACACTTGGTGGCGGGTTGTCCCAATAGTTAC GCTTGATACTGTATCAGGAATATTCGCCAATAAAGATCTTTCAGCTGTTTTTACGTCACATGTCGACTTGATGCGCTTTGAGAAGTCAATAGGTTTTTCAAACCGAAAACTTGTTATTCCAAAATCCCATGATAATGCATTCACTAAAAAAAGGCATGTGAATACTTTAAAAGAATTACGGAATAACATAGGTAATAGTGTTCTAATTGACACTTCGAATAAGGACATTTCCATTCAAGAAATAAAgaactttttaaatgtaaacatGGAAAAGGAGGCAAAGAAACAAGGAGGCTTATCAACTAGAAGCATCGATGGTTTGGGATACTTTCCAATTTCTATGAACGCCTTGGAGAATTGTCCGCATAAAGACAAGCACCTATGTCTAAATATTCGGGAGGAAAAAGTTCCAG aatatagTATAAAAGTCAAGATTCCCTTTCGGGAAAATGCTCTAGTTATGCGAAATAAGCATTTAGTTAAAATATCAAGAATTATTACCGATGCAACAACAAAGGATGCGCTTCAAATTTCGATCGATGTGATCAACAAAGGATTCGAAGCGCAGGAATTTACCGTATATGTTTGCAATTGTGATATATCTAATAGTGCCTCAATAGCAACTAGTGCCAGGAGATTATTACAACCGGATATTGGACAAACCGTCACTTTTTTATTGCCCTTAATAGTTGGGTCCAGAAAAAACACCAAGTTCAGTTGTGATG TGGTGGTTAAGGCTAGCGTATTCAAAGACAATGAGGAACCGGATACTGATCTCCCAGAAAAAGATGACTTAAAAGTTGGGGTTGTTGCAAAAAGGTCCATGGATGTTAAATGCCATTCTAGGTGCTTTTGTGTTTGGCGATGTCGATGCCACTGCATCGGAAAGTTGGAAACTTTCATCAACTATAATGCTTGTGAAAGAATGGATCCCAAATCGGAGAAAGAGGCTGGCCTCATTTACAATTGTCCACCTGGTAACGAAGAACATGATGTCTGCATCAAGGACATTACAAATGAACAAAATGAGGAGATAACTTGCGATCTTACTTGTAAAATTATAGCCATTACATTGCTGGTATTAATTTTACTACTTTGGTTGG GACTTTTAAAGGCAATTTTTGGAATCTGTATCGAGTGCATTGGTCGCTGTGGTTTCGACACAGTTCAACCGGGCAGAAACTATGATTGCACATCTTCGATAAGGATATTTTTAGTAAACTGTTTCTTTTTCATCATATTTCCCTTTGCATGCTGGTGTAAATTCTTTCGACCCAAGGCTAAGGACTTGATAGAAGCCGGCTCCGATTGGGATAATACGTCTCAATCCGATGATAATCCTGTGTGTTCATGTGAT aaAAAGGAGTCCAGTACCAGTTGTCGTCTCCATGGTGGACAAGATAAGACCCTACACAATAATTTAGTTCTCGCCTTTGCTCCAATGCATGAAAACGGATTATTTAAGGATGAGAAATCAGATGACGAGGAGAGTCATTTGTTTATCTTGGGAGTCTTGGAGGAAAGCAAAAATTCACTGACTAAAATG ATGAGTCAAGTTGCAGAACCCGAAATATCTCCAAATATTGCGCATAGTACGGAAAGTGATGCCGATGCTATAGCAGCCGACGAATTAGTGGAAAGTCTCAGGAACTCACAAGTTGCTTATAGGACAATGAGTTCACCAATTGGCGGAGTAATCGACATCCCTGACAACTACCAATATTGCATAAAAGGTTTCTTTGTACAAACTCTAAATTCGATCTATGAGTTTTTGAGCTATGATCCATTAGCTCAGTTCGTTGGGATTTCGGAACag AATGAAGTTAAGAAACTGGAAAAACCCCAATATATCCACTCAAATGAATTCTCTAGAATATATGCTGATAAAATCGAGGTCCTTAAAGCAGCTGACCTCTCAGTGGTTCCTCCACTGAATGTTCATTGTATTAATATCGACGATTCCACCCATTTGGAGAGTTCGTTTGTCAAACTTGCAACGCAACAGGAACAACTGAAAGCTAATCCGTCTAAGGAAAATCAAGattcttaa